One Leopardus geoffroyi isolate Oge1 chromosome B1, O.geoffroyi_Oge1_pat1.0, whole genome shotgun sequence DNA window includes the following coding sequences:
- the LOC123584298 gene encoding sperm-associated antigen 11-like, with product MKVLFLFAVLFYLVQVNSGDIPPGIRDVICLTQHGTCRLFFCHFGEKKAEICSNPWNRCCVPSTEAEISNKPEMVGKKREP from the exons ctttctttttgctgttctctTCTACCTGGTCCAAGTTAACTCAG GGGATATTCCACCTGGAATTAGAGATGTTATCTGCCTTACACAACACGGAACCTGCAGACTTTTTTTCTGCCATTTTGGTGAGAAAAAGGCCGAGATCTGCTCCAATCCCTGGAACAGGTGCTGTGTACCAAGTACAGAGgcagaaataagtaataaaccGGAGATGGTTGGCAAAAAAAGAGAACCCTGA